A genomic stretch from Caloenas nicobarica isolate bCalNic1 chromosome 3, bCalNic1.hap1, whole genome shotgun sequence includes:
- the LOC135986920 gene encoding spidroin-2 gives MARGGGGAEEGGSERRPGETAAVVAAAGPAQRRLPRCLGRAGGEGREGGGERRGQLRQGLRRLPVGLSLGSGPGPPSGSGSAAWIPALAARPTLAGPIPPAAGGGAGAGPRGAGPGPATRSGAADDERWRRGPGGGGSGAPLCDSHTSNMASITTPRIQKPALRTAPAFQGRWRPQSLMGLVVSRPRPRGLAAGGLRGSRTTNPGVPRAGRPGFRVLI, from the coding sequence atggcgcggggcggcggcggggcggaggAAGGGGGCTCGGAGCGAAGGCCAGGGGAGACGGCGGCGGTGGTGGCAGCAGCCGGCCCTGCCCAGAGGCGCCTTCCCCGCTGTCTGGGGCGGGctgggggggagggaagggagggcgGCGGGGAAAGGAGGGGGCAGCTGCGTCAGGGCCTCCGCCGCCTCCCTGTCGGCCTCTCTCTggggagcggccccggcccccccagcgGCTCCGGCTCGGCCGCCTGGATCCCCGCTCTCGCCGCCCGCCCTACCCTGGCTGGGCCAATTCCGCCCGCGGCCGGTGgcggggcaggagctgggccgaggggcgcggggccgggcccggctaCCCGGTCTGGGGCGGCCGATGACGAGCGatggcggcggggcccgggcggcggcggcagcggcgctCCCCTCTGTGACTCCCACACCAGCAATATGGCGTCAATAACAACGCCGCGGATTCAAAAACCAGCCCTCCGCACTGCGCCTGCGTTCCAGGGGCGGTGGCGGCCGCAGAGCCTCATGGGACTCGTGGTttcccggccccggccccgcggcttGGCGGCTGGAGGCCTCCGCGGCAGCAGGACTACAAATCCCGGCGTGCCCCGCGCCGGCCGCCCCGGTTTCCGGGTTCTGATTTAA